The Pricia mediterranea genome includes a window with the following:
- a CDS encoding response regulator, translated as MGYNNSDNKTCVYLVDDDSEDQELFSDALSEVEIPTRLTVFNGCEALLRELQTSRTLPDVIFLDLYMPGMSGEECVQNIRQVKAVDRTPVVIYSTSYHPEQVAHLFDLGANRYLQKPISFQELISSITSAIASSVKHGVNAAPVYDLVELS; from the coding sequence ATGGGCTACAACAATTCCGATAACAAGACCTGTGTTTATTTGGTGGACGATGATAGCGAGGATCAAGAACTATTTTCCGATGCGTTATCCGAAGTCGAGATCCCGACCCGCCTTACTGTATTCAATGGTTGCGAGGCCCTGCTACGCGAATTGCAAACTAGCCGAACCCTGCCGGACGTTATATTTTTAGATCTTTATATGCCTGGCATGAGCGGAGAGGAATGTGTTCAGAATATCCGCCAAGTCAAGGCCGTTGACCGCACCCCTGTTGTAATTTATTCCACTTCGTACCATCCGGAACAGGTAGCTCACCTATTTGATCTAGGAGCTAATCGCTACCTGCAGAAACCCATATCCTTTCAGGAATTAATTTCATCAATAACTTCGGCCATTGCCTCATCGGTGAAACACGGCGTCAACGCAGCGCCTGTCTATGATTTGGTAGAGCTATCGTAA
- a CDS encoding Gfo/Idh/MocA family protein, producing MKKDKSEPAIPKNPRRDFVKNTALFTGGAMLLPNLNMQGMFNVANDKKLKIALVGCGGRGTGAAVQALNADENVELVAMADAFEDRLKSSLMNISKAMGETKQVNVKPENQFVGFDAAEKAMDLGDVVILATPPGFRPQHFEYAVNNGKHLFVEKPLAVDAPGVRKVLAAAKKAKEDKLNVVVGLQRHYQDNYLAALEQLKKDSIGKIVSGQVYWNSGGVWTRERQPDQSELEFQMRNWYYFNWLCGDHILEQHIHNIDVANWFIGEYPVSAQGMGGREVRKGPNHGEIFDHHFVEYTYPSGAVIASQCRHQPETMSRVAEFFQGTKGTVSTEGDHAILKDWDGNTLFEHRGKDDPNPYEVEHVKLFESIRNGGVIADAENGAKSTMSAIIGRMATYSGKVIPWDEAMQSNHDLAPDNLNWDSPAPVQPLADGTYKIPVPGETEVLV from the coding sequence ATGAAAAAAGACAAGTCCGAACCTGCAATCCCTAAAAATCCCCGAAGGGATTTCGTAAAAAATACCGCCCTGTTCACGGGGGGTGCCATGCTTCTGCCCAATCTTAATATGCAGGGCATGTTTAACGTGGCCAATGATAAAAAACTGAAAATCGCCTTGGTAGGCTGTGGCGGCCGGGGTACGGGTGCAGCGGTACAGGCGCTGAACGCCGACGAAAACGTAGAGCTTGTCGCCATGGCCGACGCCTTTGAAGATCGGTTGAAAAGCAGTTTGATGAATATCTCCAAGGCTATGGGGGAAACCAAACAGGTCAACGTCAAGCCGGAAAACCAGTTTGTCGGTTTCGACGCGGCTGAAAAAGCCATGGATTTGGGCGATGTCGTCATTTTGGCAACCCCGCCCGGCTTTCGTCCCCAACATTTTGAATACGCCGTCAATAACGGGAAGCACCTTTTCGTAGAAAAGCCCCTCGCAGTCGATGCGCCCGGGGTCCGTAAGGTTCTTGCGGCCGCTAAAAAGGCGAAGGAAGACAAGCTGAACGTTGTAGTAGGGTTGCAACGGCACTATCAAGACAATTATTTAGCAGCGCTGGAGCAGCTGAAGAAAGATAGTATCGGTAAGATAGTATCGGGACAGGTGTATTGGAACAGTGGTGGGGTGTGGACGCGCGAGCGGCAGCCCGACCAGAGCGAGCTTGAGTTCCAAATGCGCAACTGGTACTATTTCAACTGGTTGTGCGGAGACCATATTTTGGAACAGCACATACACAATATCGACGTGGCGAACTGGTTTATAGGCGAGTATCCCGTATCCGCCCAGGGCATGGGAGGGCGTGAGGTACGCAAGGGTCCCAATCACGGGGAGATTTTCGACCATCATTTCGTAGAATACACATATCCCAGCGGGGCGGTTATCGCCAGCCAGTGCCGTCACCAGCCGGAGACGATGAGTCGCGTTGCCGAATTTTTTCAAGGCACCAAGGGCACCGTTTCCACGGAAGGCGACCATGCCATATTGAAGGATTGGGATGGAAATACGCTTTTCGAACATCGGGGCAAGGACGATCCCAACCCGTACGAGGTAGAGCACGTCAAACTTTTTGAGAGCATCCGCAACGGCGGGGTAATCGCCGATGCCGAGAACGGGGCCAAAAGCACCATGAGCGCAATCATCGGCAGAATGGCCACTTATTCCGGCAAGGTCATTCCGTGGGATGAGGCGATGCAATCGAACCACGACCTGGCGCCCGATAATCTTAACTGGGATTCACCGGCACCGGTGCAGCCTTTGGCGGACGGAACCTACAAGATACCTGTACCGGGGGAGACCGAGGTGCTGGTCTAA
- a CDS encoding CsbD family protein, which produces MNSDQLEGKWKQVKGQFKQKYGDVTDDDVTYSEGKFDEMLGKLQEKTGKSKEELKDEINRM; this is translated from the coding sequence ATGAATAGTGATCAATTAGAAGGAAAATGGAAACAGGTCAAGGGTCAGTTTAAGCAGAAGTACGGGGATGTAACGGACGATGATGTCACCTACAGCGAAGGTAAATTTGACGAGATGCTCGGAAAATTGCAAGAAAAGACCGGAAAATCCAAGGAAGAGCTAAAGGATGAAATAAATAGGATGTAA
- a CDS encoding DUF1761 domain-containing protein, with protein MENVTINHWAVFTAALSMFFIGGIWYSPTLFGNKWLKAIGRNVDFLQTGNKAKIFGGSFLLALVSAYTLAGFVSGYQDWQWGLIGGLLVGFGWLAPAFGIVYLFERKSFAHFAINAGYLVISYVVMGLIIGVWK; from the coding sequence ATGGAAAATGTTACAATCAATCACTGGGCGGTTTTTACGGCCGCACTATCCATGTTTTTTATAGGGGGTATTTGGTATTCCCCTACCCTATTCGGAAATAAATGGCTAAAAGCTATAGGCAGGAACGTAGATTTTCTACAAACGGGCAACAAGGCCAAAATTTTTGGTGGTTCCTTTCTTCTGGCCTTGGTCAGTGCCTATACCCTCGCCGGTTTTGTCAGCGGTTACCAAGACTGGCAATGGGGCCTTATCGGCGGACTCCTCGTCGGTTTCGGCTGGTTGGCCCCTGCCTTTGGCATCGTCTATCTCTTCGAAAGAAAATCCTTCGCCCATTTTGCCATCAATGCCGGCTATCTGGTAATCTCGTATGTCGTTATGGGATTGATTATCGGAGTTTGGAAATAA
- a CDS encoding sodium:solute symporter: METVLERLDWVVLGAYFLALIGVAFWVILQKNKDTADYFLAGRNVGWFVIGASIFASNIGSEHVVGLAGTGAESGMPMAHYELHAWIVLLLGWLFLPFYMRSKVFTMPEFLEKRFDSRSRWFLSVFSLVGYVITKVSVTIYAGGIVVSELLGIDFWYGAIGIVIFTGAYTIIGGMKAVIYTETLQTVVLIAGSIIITYLGLEQVGGWQELRATVGPDHFNMWRPMSDPEFPWTGLLFGGTIVGIWYWCTDQYIVQRTLAAQNIKIGRRGAIFGAYLKILPIFIFLIPGIIAFALAKQGVLTYDKADEVFPVLVKTLLPTGLKGLVAGGLMAALMSSLASVFNSCSTIFTIDIYKKLWPETPERKLLNIGRIATSLVVVLGIIWIPIMDKIGGGVLYQYLQSVQSYIAPPIAAVFVLGILWKRVNSTAAIATLFSGLLIAALRIVAEIQKNDLTGIAYEFATINFAHMAIFMFLFSVVVCVGTSLATAAPDYATIRGLAFGTLNPEQKTEVIESYSWIDIVLSAMLVVVVVVVLTYFTG; the protein is encoded by the coding sequence ATGGAAACCGTACTGGAACGTCTGGACTGGGTGGTGCTAGGTGCCTACTTTTTGGCCTTGATCGGCGTTGCCTTCTGGGTCATACTGCAAAAGAACAAAGATACCGCCGATTACTTTTTAGCGGGCAGAAATGTAGGGTGGTTCGTCATCGGTGCCTCCATCTTCGCCTCGAATATCGGTTCGGAACATGTAGTGGGACTGGCCGGGACCGGAGCCGAATCAGGTATGCCCATGGCGCATTATGAGCTGCACGCCTGGATCGTTCTTTTATTAGGATGGCTCTTTCTCCCCTTTTACATGCGGAGCAAGGTATTTACCATGCCAGAATTCCTGGAAAAACGTTTTGACAGCCGTTCACGTTGGTTTTTATCCGTTTTTTCGTTGGTAGGCTATGTCATTACAAAAGTTTCGGTGACCATCTATGCCGGGGGCATCGTCGTATCAGAACTTCTGGGCATCGATTTTTGGTACGGGGCCATTGGCATCGTCATCTTTACGGGGGCCTACACCATCATCGGCGGTATGAAGGCCGTTATCTATACAGAGACCTTGCAAACCGTCGTACTTATAGCCGGTTCCATTATTATTACCTATCTCGGACTTGAACAGGTCGGTGGATGGCAAGAACTTCGCGCTACCGTCGGTCCCGATCACTTTAATATGTGGCGGCCGATGTCCGACCCTGAATTTCCTTGGACGGGACTCCTTTTTGGTGGTACCATCGTCGGCATCTGGTATTGGTGTACCGATCAGTATATCGTACAGCGTACCCTGGCCGCGCAGAATATCAAGATAGGAAGACGCGGGGCCATCTTCGGAGCCTATCTCAAAATCCTGCCCATCTTTATCTTTCTGATTCCAGGTATCATCGCCTTTGCGCTGGCCAAACAGGGCGTGCTCACCTACGACAAGGCTGATGAGGTGTTTCCTGTATTGGTGAAAACCCTTTTGCCTACGGGTCTAAAGGGACTAGTCGCCGGAGGTCTAATGGCGGCATTGATGAGCTCACTAGCCTCGGTATTCAATAGCTGCTCTACCATTTTCACCATAGACATCTACAAAAAATTATGGCCGGAAACCCCTGAAAGAAAGCTCTTGAATATCGGCCGCATTGCAACAAGCCTTGTCGTTGTACTCGGGATTATTTGGATTCCCATAATGGATAAGATCGGCGGAGGGGTACTCTATCAATATTTGCAAAGCGTACAATCGTACATTGCCCCGCCCATAGCCGCGGTATTCGTGCTAGGTATCCTGTGGAAACGGGTCAATTCCACGGCCGCTATCGCCACCCTTTTTTCCGGTCTCTTGATCGCCGCCCTGCGTATCGTGGCGGAGATACAGAAAAACGACCTTACCGGAATCGCCTACGAATTTGCGACCATTAACTTTGCGCATATGGCCATTTTTATGTTTCTATTTTCGGTCGTTGTTTGCGTAGGAACCAGTTTGGCGACCGCCGCACCGGATTACGCCACTATTAGAGGCCTGGCGTTCGGAACCCTGAACCCCGAACAGAAAACGGAAGTCATCGAAAGCTATTCTTGGATCGATATTGTATTATCCGCGATGCTGGTGGTCGTTGTGGTTGTGGTATTGACCTACTTTACAGGATGA
- a CDS encoding DNA topoisomerase IB codes for MIKIREIDESAMCISRKKRGRGYSFYDEKGRLIQNKTTLKRLRDLVIPPMWSDVMVCRFDDGHIQAIGRDAKGRKQYIYHSEYERQQQEAKFRKMLDFSELLPEVRKKAHADLTVKGWGKDKLVALIILILDEYGIRIGNKEYKKQNESYGLTTLRRKHLSIEDDELLLSFKGKSHKEQEVHIDDEKLIPFIKEAADLPGYEIFRYRDSKNKYHDIDSDDVNAYITENLGPEYSSKDFRTWSANRLAVECYPLALEELNNGSRKKFSNIVIKLVAAELGNTPSVCRNYYVHPALFNRIDKKSLPDPNPFKDSKSEFGLSAGEKLARKVIEESY; via the coding sequence ATGATAAAAATTAGGGAAATTGACGAATCCGCCATGTGTATTTCACGTAAGAAACGCGGCAGGGGATACAGTTTTTACGATGAAAAAGGACGGTTGATCCAGAATAAAACGACCTTAAAACGGTTACGAGACCTAGTCATTCCCCCAATGTGGAGCGATGTGATGGTCTGTCGGTTCGACGACGGCCACATTCAGGCCATTGGACGCGATGCCAAGGGAAGAAAGCAATATATTTATCACTCCGAGTACGAACGCCAGCAACAGGAGGCAAAATTCAGAAAAATGCTTGACTTTTCGGAGCTGCTACCCGAAGTTCGGAAGAAGGCGCATGCCGATCTCACCGTAAAAGGTTGGGGAAAGGACAAACTCGTTGCGCTGATCATTCTTATTTTGGACGAGTACGGCATCCGAATTGGAAACAAGGAATACAAAAAACAGAATGAATCGTACGGCCTCACTACCCTGCGCAGGAAGCATCTCAGCATCGAGGATGACGAGCTGCTGCTATCCTTCAAGGGGAAAAGCCATAAGGAGCAGGAAGTACATATCGATGACGAGAAGCTGATTCCCTTTATCAAGGAAGCGGCCGACCTGCCCGGTTACGAGATTTTTCGATACCGCGACTCCAAAAATAAGTACCACGATATTGACAGTGACGACGTCAACGCCTACATAACAGAAAATTTAGGTCCGGAATATTCCAGCAAGGATTTTCGTACATGGTCGGCGAACCGGTTGGCAGTGGAATGCTACCCGCTGGCCCTGGAAGAACTCAACAATGGCAGCCGTAAAAAATTCAGTAATATCGTCATCAAATTGGTCGCTGCCGAATTAGGCAATACGCCTAGCGTTTGTAGAAATTACTACGTACATCCTGCCCTTTTCAATCGCATTGACAAAAAAAGCCTGCCCGACCCGAATCCGTTTAAGGACTCCAAAAGCGAATTCGGACTTTCGGCGGGCGAGAAACTGGCCCGAAAAGTAATCGAAGAAAGCTATTGA
- a CDS encoding MFS transporter: METSKSVMHPNANRLFYASCLALITTAFSFSIRAGILPQLGEELSLSAEQLGFINSMWFFGFPISMVIGGLIYNKVGGKAIMTFAFFAHAVGIIMTIYAGSYSVLLVSTLLIGLGNGCTEAACNPMIADAYKGNRMSTMMNRFHMWFPGGIVLGSLISKFMTDSGLSWESQIWIIMVPTLIYAYLFFGQSWPKAKVEEASNLASNFKAMISPLFIFMACCMALTAISEFGPQQWVGLILAKSGAEPMLVLALVTGLMAVARYFGGDVVARFDQTGVLLGGSILATIGVYLFSTQTGAMAYVAAIFFALGVAYFWPNMIGFIADKIPKSGALGLSIMGGIGMFSTSIFQPIIGSWIDSDRAEAAAAGLTGDELELVAGQNTLATMTTFPAILIVLFTILLFWVRSKKKKAQAQAQTTTEGTAM, encoded by the coding sequence ATGGAAACATCAAAAAGCGTCATGCATCCCAATGCAAATCGCCTTTTTTATGCGAGTTGTCTCGCATTGATCACCACGGCCTTCTCGTTCAGCATACGGGCCGGTATCTTGCCCCAACTGGGAGAAGAACTCAGCCTATCGGCGGAACAATTAGGTTTTATCAACTCCATGTGGTTCTTTGGATTTCCAATTTCTATGGTGATCGGGGGACTCATATATAATAAGGTAGGGGGAAAAGCGATTATGACCTTTGCTTTTTTTGCCCATGCTGTCGGAATAATCATGACCATCTATGCCGGAAGCTATTCCGTACTTTTGGTCTCGACACTATTGATCGGGCTGGGCAACGGCTGTACCGAAGCGGCCTGTAACCCAATGATTGCGGACGCTTATAAAGGGAATCGCATGAGCACGATGATGAACCGCTTTCACATGTGGTTCCCGGGGGGCATCGTCTTGGGCAGTCTTATATCGAAATTCATGACGGACTCGGGATTGAGTTGGGAAAGCCAGATTTGGATCATCATGGTTCCTACCTTGATATACGCCTATCTTTTCTTCGGCCAGAGCTGGCCCAAAGCCAAGGTCGAGGAAGCTTCGAATCTGGCCAGCAACTTTAAGGCCATGATATCTCCCTTGTTTATTTTCATGGCCTGTTGTATGGCGCTTACGGCCATCTCGGAATTCGGCCCCCAACAATGGGTGGGCCTCATTTTGGCAAAAAGCGGTGCCGAACCTATGTTGGTCTTGGCATTGGTCACCGGCCTGATGGCGGTCGCCCGATATTTCGGAGGCGATGTCGTCGCCAGGTTCGACCAGACGGGGGTACTGCTAGGCGGCTCGATCTTGGCAACTATCGGAGTTTATCTGTTTAGTACACAAACGGGCGCCATGGCCTATGTAGCTGCCATCTTCTTTGCTTTGGGAGTTGCTTATTTTTGGCCCAATATGATCGGGTTTATTGCGGATAAAATCCCGAAAAGTGGAGCATTGGGACTTTCCATCATGGGGGGAATCGGAATGTTTTCCACCTCAATTTTTCAACCCATCATCGGTTCGTGGATCGACTCTGACAGAGCGGAGGCAGCTGCAGCGGGACTGACGGGGGATGAACTCGAACTCGTTGCCGGACAGAATACCCTGGCTACCATGACCACCTTCCCCGCTATTCTTATCGTACTATTTACTATCCTTCTTTTTTGGGTGCGCAGCAAAAAGAAAAAGGCCCAGGCCCAGGCACAGACCACCACCGAAGGCACGGCCATGTAG
- a CDS encoding pyridoxamine 5'-phosphate oxidase family protein, which yields MSEDNLFNEDARAKIKELVENIDFAMMETHLGAKQTHIVPMSTKDVDDDGSIWFLSNKNSEHNNYIRDDDSIQLIYAKPGDMEFLIVFGKASIITERPVLEKYYGKTDDTWFDGVDDPNLTAIKVRPEDAHYWDSKNGKLVSLLKMGVGAITGEEQDMGKHGNLNP from the coding sequence ATGAGTGAGGACAATCTATTTAACGAAGATGCTAGAGCCAAGATAAAAGAACTGGTAGAAAACATCGATTTTGCCATGATGGAAACCCATCTTGGCGCTAAGCAAACGCATATCGTTCCGATGAGTACAAAGGACGTCGATGATGATGGATCTATTTGGTTCTTGAGCAACAAGAACAGTGAGCACAACAATTATATCCGTGATGATGATAGTATACAGTTGATTTATGCCAAACCCGGGGATATGGAGTTCTTGATTGTTTTTGGAAAGGCATCCATTATTACGGAACGGCCAGTATTGGAGAAATACTATGGAAAAACGGACGACACTTGGTTCGACGGGGTTGACGATCCGAACCTAACGGCCATTAAGGTACGACCGGAGGATGCCCACTACTGGGATTCCAAAAACGGGAAACTGGTAAGCCTTCTCAAAATGGGGGTCGGGGCAATTACCGGAGAGGAACAAGATATGGGAAAGCACGGGAATTTGAACCCATAA
- a CDS encoding LytR/AlgR family response regulator transcription factor, translating to MTIRSVIAIDDEGPALRRLCKMVGDHPELQLAASAKNSVVAIREIEKHNPDLLLLDIQLKEATAFDILSSVKKTYTGRIIFITAYDQYAVKAFEYEALDYLLKPYTKERFESAIARTTAKTESVDIHTVIRLLTSQKNVGPPMLMIPEGTKNYFIGKNELQYIYSEGYYANFILQKDKKLIRISLKKLEGLLPSSFIRINKSTIINQLHIRELANNRSSIKIMMSDGSDFRVSDTYLNSLQTFLKRNSDGGE from the coding sequence ATGACAATACGCTCTGTAATTGCCATCGACGACGAAGGCCCCGCCTTGAGAAGGCTTTGCAAAATGGTTGGCGATCACCCTGAACTTCAGTTGGCGGCCTCTGCGAAAAATTCCGTGGTGGCCATCCGGGAAATTGAGAAACACAATCCGGATCTGCTGCTTTTGGATATCCAGTTGAAGGAAGCGACCGCATTTGATATTCTATCAAGCGTTAAAAAAACATATACCGGAAGAATAATCTTCATTACGGCTTACGACCAGTACGCCGTAAAGGCCTTTGAATATGAGGCCCTGGACTATTTGTTGAAACCCTACACGAAAGAGCGCTTTGAATCCGCAATTGCCCGCACAACCGCGAAAACGGAATCAGTCGATATCCATACGGTCATACGTTTACTGACGTCCCAAAAAAACGTTGGTCCACCTATGCTGATGATTCCCGAAGGCACAAAGAACTATTTTATCGGCAAGAACGAACTTCAGTATATTTATTCCGAAGGATATTACGCCAATTTTATCTTGCAAAAGGACAAGAAACTCATCCGTATTTCGCTGAAAAAACTGGAAGGCCTCCTGCCCTCGAGTTTTATAAGGATCAATAAATCCACAATTATCAACCAACTTCATATCAGGGAGTTGGCGAACAACCGCTCTTCAATCAAAATAATGATGTCGGATGGTAGCGATTTTCGGGTTTCGGATACCTATCTCAACAGCCTTCAGACCTTTTTAAAAAGGAATTCGGACGGTGGCGAGTAG
- a CDS encoding DUF808 domain-containing protein: MASGFFALLDDIASMMDDVAVMTKVAGKKTAGILGDDLAVNAEKASGFMASREIPVLWAISKGSLLNKVIILPVAFLLSAFLPTAVTVILILGGLYLAYEGAEKIYEFIVPHEHARETANLNMSETELAVLEKERIKSAILTDFILSVEIVIIALGTVVNEGIWTQVIVVSIIALVATIGVYGIVALIVRMDDFGAKLIDLNDRDDSFSDKVGRFLVMALPKVVKSLSIIGTIALILVAGGIFVHNLDFVHDWVHALPSLVGEFLTGLVVGFICLPVVLGAKKLYKKVRS; this comes from the coding sequence ATGGCATCAGGATTTTTTGCGTTATTGGATGATATTGCCAGTATGATGGATGACGTGGCCGTGATGACGAAGGTGGCGGGTAAAAAGACCGCCGGTATCTTGGGCGACGACCTGGCGGTGAACGCGGAAAAAGCTTCCGGATTTATGGCCTCCCGTGAAATACCGGTCCTGTGGGCCATATCCAAGGGATCCTTGCTCAATAAGGTCATCATTCTTCCGGTCGCTTTTCTCCTCAGTGCCTTTCTTCCTACAGCGGTGACTGTCATCCTGATTCTCGGAGGCCTATATCTGGCCTATGAGGGGGCGGAAAAAATCTATGAATTTATTGTGCCCCATGAACACGCCAGGGAGACCGCCAATCTCAATATGTCCGAGACGGAACTAGCGGTTTTGGAAAAAGAACGGATAAAATCGGCTATTCTAACGGATTTTATTTTATCCGTCGAAATAGTCATTATCGCCTTGGGTACGGTCGTCAACGAAGGTATTTGGACGCAAGTAATCGTCGTTTCCATCATCGCGCTGGTCGCCACCATCGGCGTATATGGCATCGTCGCCCTCATCGTGCGGATGGATGATTTTGGGGCCAAGCTCATCGACCTCAACGACAGGGACGATAGTTTCTCTGATAAGGTGGGCCGGTTTTTGGTCATGGCACTTCCCAAGGTGGTCAAAAGCCTATCCATTATCGGTACTATTGCCTTGATCTTGGTAGCCGGAGGAATTTTTGTGCACAATCTTGATTTTGTGCACGATTGGGTTCATGCGCTACCAAGCCTGGTAGGGGAGTTCCTAACCGGGCTTGTGGTTGGATTTATCTGTCTTCCGGTGGTACTCGGAGCTAAAAAACTATACAAAAAAGTTCGAAGTTAG
- a CDS encoding sensor histidine kinase, with amino-acid sequence MNRKKMLIALWLFLALVTTAQLILTEIYKPGTFSFFDIVVSPIGSLATGIPLLFLVVIPFFDYTAKYSNRIRMGYLAAFAFVYTTVYILILLLIFTIVYGESFEDYKSGILNFGVGNFHNMFKNYLFQVAILYAYEYISKQADLITAKKDLEIELNQSKLQILRSQLQPHFLFNALNSVVSVIDENKRKAQEMLVSLGDILRTSLNTDFRQLIPLSKELEYLENYLSIEKIRYEGQLHYRVEVGEAASRLKVPSLILQPIVENAIKHGFVGLHRPLQIVVSADAQDRTIIVKNNGAELTDNKGNFGLRNVRERLSIYYPGQEPFRIYQEGNWTINKINLG; translated from the coding sequence ATGAACCGAAAGAAAATGCTGATCGCCCTGTGGTTGTTTTTGGCCCTGGTCACAACTGCACAGTTGATCCTGACCGAAATTTACAAACCTGGGACGTTTAGTTTTTTCGATATCGTAGTTTCCCCTATCGGCAGTCTGGCAACGGGGATTCCCTTGTTATTTCTGGTGGTCATTCCATTTTTCGACTATACCGCAAAATATAGTAATCGCATCCGAATGGGCTATCTGGCGGCGTTCGCCTTCGTCTATACCACGGTCTATATCCTGATTCTGCTACTGATATTTACGATTGTCTATGGCGAATCTTTTGAGGATTATAAATCCGGTATCCTCAATTTTGGGGTTGGTAATTTTCATAATATGTTTAAAAATTATCTTTTTCAAGTTGCCATCCTTTACGCCTATGAGTATATCTCCAAACAGGCCGATCTTATTACCGCTAAAAAGGATTTAGAGATTGAATTGAACCAGTCCAAACTTCAAATACTGAGAAGCCAGTTACAGCCGCATTTTCTGTTCAATGCCTTGAACAGCGTGGTATCGGTTATCGACGAGAACAAACGGAAGGCCCAGGAGATGCTGGTCAGCCTTGGGGATATTTTAAGAACATCGTTGAACACCGATTTTAGGCAGTTGATACCCTTGTCAAAAGAGTTGGAATATCTTGAGAATTACCTGTCCATCGAAAAAATACGGTATGAGGGACAACTTCATTATCGGGTCGAAGTTGGCGAAGCGGCTTCCCGTCTTAAAGTGCCGAGCCTGATTTTGCAGCCCATCGTGGAGAATGCCATTAAGCACGGGTTCGTCGGTTTGCACAGACCTCTGCAAATAGTGGTCTCGGCAGATGCCCAAGATCGCACCATCATAGTTAAAAATAATGGGGCCGAGTTGACCGATAACAAGGGGAACTTCGGACTCCGCAATGTGAGGGAGCGACTCTCCATCTACTATCCGGGTCAGGAGCCTTTTCGTATTTATCAAGAAGGAAATTGGACAATCAATAAAATTAATCTAGGATGA